DNA sequence from the Acipenser ruthenus chromosome 20, fAciRut3.2 maternal haplotype, whole genome shotgun sequence genome:
CAGGTGAGTGACCTCAGCACTAATCGTAGCTGCTCTAATCATACACCATTCTACCTGATTCTCATCATGGACTGCATGGTCCTGGGTGTGGATACACTCATCCTGACCCAGGCACACTCTAACCCAGGGAGCATTCCAGTACAAAAAcatttttctacattttaaagtgtattttacTTACctatttgtgatttttttacaGTGGCAGATGCTGTTTTCATTTCTATTTGGCTCTTTGGTCATCACCTTTGAGACTGTATCTTGGAAAACATCAGAAATATGTGTATTGGTGGAGGGGGGCTGCCAcctgaggggggagggggtgtgaaAAAGGAAAATTTGGGGAATTGTTACTGATGTACTATTTTTATTGTTGTAATTGTTATAGAATTTCCCTAATAAACACTGGATCACAAAAAAAGCAATATGTGTATTCTTGGATACAGAAAAACCTGCAAACAGCCTTCTTTAAACATTCTGTCAGGCTCTGTTAGATATGCCGTCTTTCCATTGCAAGACACACGCAACAGGGAAATACAGCTTTTATGTATTCCAGTTATTATATTCCCAGGGTCTCCTCATGAAGGAACAGCGGCTGGCGTATTTCAGGAGCCTGCTGAACCTGGTGGACATGTCAATCATCCTGATGAGCTGGACAGGGATGGGGCTGTACATCTCAACACTGGTGTTGGGAGACAGGCTCATCAGCCAGTATCAAGGAGACAGGACCAGGTACAAAAAACAAGACAGCAACAGGAAAGAGTTGGCACCAGATGCAAGACATTCGCTGCTCGTGAATCTTGTTTGGGATTTTGTGAGGACCGTTGTAGTAAATTAAACTAACCAACATTACtcaattaagaaacaaaatacaatgttTGAAGTGAAACCGGTTGTGCCAGTACTTCATTTGTCCCACTTTTTCTGAAGCCAAGAAAAACTCAATTGATATCTCTAATGGACTTGGTAACATAAATACTGCACTGAGGCATAAACAACTGCCTGCTGTTAAAGGCGCTACTTACAAGACAAGCAAACTGGAGATGGCATGTACTCGCACAGGTGGCTTtgatggttgtgtttttttttaaatgcgctGTGGATGAAGCTGCTGTTTCTGTGGATGAGCCCTCTCTTCTTCTCTCCAGATTCGTCAGCTTCAACCAGGTGGTCCTGGTGGACTCTATTTACAACTACCTCATCGCCTTCCTGGTGTGTCTAGCCACGGTGAAGCTGTGGCACCTCCTGCGTCTCAACCCCAAGCTATACCTCATCTCCTCGGCTATCCGCCGGGCCTGGGGGGAGCTGCGCCTCTTCCTCTTCATCATCGTCATCCTGATCATCTCCTATTCCATCACCGTAAGGGGCTTCTATCCAGAACAcccatttaaatacaaatgaaattcGTAATTCGTTTCATGGAagttgttttacctttattggATCTAGGGTAtgtttgcagaaattaacttgtctGTTGCCGTACTATTATTTTCCAAATGTGTCTCAAATCCTATCTAGGCCCACTTGCACAATTctcctaatgtatttatttatttatttatttatcacatACCATACTGAGTATATGAGTATATGAATATGAcggcaaaattcccatcttacAACTTAAAAAAATCTGCTCTTCTATTGTATTTCATCTTAAATTAATGTTCTGTTTTGCTCTGTTATGAACTAtctattttttttccaaacattATTAAGTGAGATTTACTCAACCTAATTTACCAGACTTTAGAAAGGAGCCCCTATGTCTAAACTCATTCCCAGCTCCAATCCCGATACCTTCAACGTTAAATCAGGAATGCACTGCACACCTGGTTCTCTAAAACTGCTGCAACTCTAATGCATGCCATCACTATTTTGTATGCAATTTCTACACAGTGAAGAACCACCGATCTCATCCACTGATTTTCTCCCCTCTCTCAGTGTAACCTGCTCTTTGGCTGGAGTCTGAGCTCCTACTCCACAGTCTCCCGCTCGGCCATCACCATCCTGTGTCTGCTGATGGGTTCTTTCAACTACAATGAGGTACTGCCCCTGCAACACTGGGGACAGGACGATTGGGGGATATTGGGAGATCATAGGGATATTGGGCACTAGGACAGTGTTTCCCAACCCATGTTCCTGGCGGCacaccgtgtctgctggtttgTGTTCCAACGCAGTgctcaattgcttaattgaaccaTATCAACAAACAAAGAGCTTGAAAATAACGGGAAAATGCCCAGTTAATCACTTCACTGGTTCAATGAAGGCTTCAATTAAGCAATTGACCACTGCGCTGGAACGAAAATCAGCAGACACGGTGTGCCGCCAGGAACAGGGTTGTGAAACATTGCACTAGGAGATGGACCATAGGATAAATCTCATACAATCTCATactataaatattaagaaaaaagaCAACGGAAAATTGTCATTTTAAAAGTGTCATTTTGGTGTCCAAAAAAACCTGTTTGTTGGCCAGACTAAAAGTTCTTTAATTTTACTGAAAGATCTATCACATGATGAAATGGCACCTCCAAAGCAAAGATTgtacattctatatatatatatatatatatatatatatatatatatatatatatatatataaatgttttttttacacataagaTCACATAAGATTTCTAATACCCACAACCCCCCAGGTGCTGGCTGTTGACCATATTCTGGCAGTCGTGGTGATTGGCTCGTGTATCATCTTCGTGGTCTTCATCGCAGTGAACCTCTTTGTGTCCGTTCTGCTTGTGTCATTTCAAAAGGAGATCAAGAATCCAACGGTATGACTCGCCATCCTTCACACTGCCACCTGCCGTTTAATATTCAGACACACTGGACACAAAATGACCCCAATCTCATTGGCTCTTCAGTCTAAGTGAAGATACAATTAAGTCCACCAATTAAGATTATGTCTCATCCgttttcacatactgtacattgtagCAGGCAATCAATaaactatatacaaaaaataaataaatcagaaagcCTTAATTGTGATTGTTTTTGCCACTGTATTTTATCTGATGAGCTTGTTTATTCACTAACCCTCTTGTTCCCTCTCTCCCAGCCCTGTGAAGATACATTTGTCATGGAGATCTTGCTGAGGAAGCTGGGCAGCTTGCTGGGGTTTAATCCCCAGGGGTCTAAGAAGAATACTGAACCTGCTGAGAcagagaaaaacacaaaaaagaaggGGGCCCGACGCCCAGTAGCAGCATTTGTCCAGCAGTGGCCCCGTGCAAAGCTTGATTCCGGGGCCCCTATTTtctattcttaccagtaatactacGCTATGATACcaacattattaaatatattgcattttactacaggaagagcaaaccaaaaaaaaaaaaaaaaaaaaaacaccacccatgccaagataagcgccaactaagacgtagctttacagtaaactaatatgatccatctgcatctccatccatttgcgtttctttcaatctgatgatgtagatacccttctgcctggtgttgatggctgaattgtaatgctggctccagggatcagcttattttgcctccccagcgcatcagtacacacaacggctgcgtGGCTGGCTCcgaggatcaaccacagtgcggtctccccagcgaatcagcatgacaactgtctggaatGAGTGAAGTAGGGTGCATCTCTTGGGTCTTCTCCCACAGAGAGTTAGAAAATAACCTTTCTTGTTTTCACAGCGACAAAGTTTGCAATTCTAGTTGAATAAACCAGTTTTCAGCAAATCTGGTGCACAATCAATATCTGCCCTAGTCCAGTCAAACGTTCCTGCAACATTGTAtaaagtaaatagttttttttattattattattattactattttcatgttcaggcaagaaaagcttctctcccCTGACGATACTGTGACAGCTACAACAGCCGGTTTCAGAACCTTAGAAATCGCTTTAATTTAGTGGTAACCCCAATGTAACTAATATGCAATTTTAAAGTGTTGAAAGATCTAACATTGAATccaatattttagtgtaaaactgaaatataattagaaaataataataataaaaaacgattGTGTACAAACTTAACTGTGTAACGTTCAACATTTTCTGCCTCGAGAAGTCAGCAGCACTCAGCAAATCCTATATTTGCAccgtagaagaaaatctctcgccgccaggatttgcaattttccttattctttattttttaaagcgtatttcatgtctgaaattgAAAGTTATCCcgaaggtgattggctactcttgtaattatgcTGCATGACTGTAAAACGACCGGACCCTACGtggaaaatacattattaatttacatttatttagaacacgtaGTTTtgtatgtattctgattggtccaaatcatgCGCACTAAATATTTGAACACGTACTAAGTAACACATTTTTTGACCTGGGTGGCCTTCCACACATACTGACATAAAATTGTGCAAGGCTTTAAACCCCAACACTGCCAAGTCATTCATTCTGGTGCAGACTTGAGGTGAACAGCGGGACCCTTCAGGGAAACAAGGAGCTGCCCATCAAAAACTGGGAAACTAGGAAAATTCAGCCACGAGATGGTACTGTACAACCAGGACACTCTCGAGGACAATGACGTTCGTTTTTGTTTATGTTGTAGGAATGCCTATATAGTTTTCGGTTTTGTAACAAAACATTCTCAAGCTTCAGTCCAATTATTTAAAGTGTTTCAATCTGTTTTTTGAGATTAGCCTACCCTCCAGTGGTTAGAAGCAGGTGTAGCCTGTGAAGGTCTGTTGGTGGCACTGTTCTGTGGATTTGTAACTACGGTCTTGTTTTAAACTAATTAATGTTCAGTAGCATCATTCAATAAAATATCTAAGAATCTGTGTTGTCTAAAAATCTTTTAAATTATTAGATTAGGACCTTCCCTGCagttatacatatttttacaagcAGTACACTAAAGTGACTCGCCTGCAGTTAGAGATTTTCTACACAACACACCCTACAGTTTTTGTAATGCTGGTTAGGTTATCTGAATAGACCCCATTCTGTCTGAAAAAAGATAATTCACAAGCAGTACACTAAAATATCTCTGCAAACCTGAAATCAGAAATGTTGGaaatactgcatatatatatatatatatatatatatatatattttttttaatataacattatttatttgacaaacaaaacattttaaaataaatttcagtTAAGAGTAAATAAAAATTGTTGTGTCCACCAAACAGTGTAattcttaaaaatataaaaagtccTGAAAAATGCTTTCCAATACCgccaatgaaaaaataaacatattcgAGTAACATCAGAAATCGCTCCAAACAAAGGTATGGATGTGAACCAAGGCTGTGTAACAAGAAGAAAGGGTATATTGGATGTACAGTAACAATCCAACAAGAACTAGGCAAGGTATGAATAAATACACTTAAATTGGCCCATTTCAAATAACTGCAGCTTGTTTTTGGTAATGATACCCTCATACAAGAAGTAACAGCATGTATTAATATGATAGCCAGGTCAGAATACCGTAAATACTGCTCCACTTCCAATCGGTTTATTGCATAATCGTACGACATTACTTCTCAGACTTTTTCAAAACACCCCCAGAAAATGGTCTTATACTTCAGAATTAATAAACACACCCTTCAATCTGATTAACACACAAATAAAAGTCCTACTTAAACACAGAGGGGTATAAACACATGAACGAACACAAGTCCTCATGACTGCTTTGAAACCCTTTTAACTGATCATCAGAACAGAAAAGGCCACTTACATACATCATAATAACGCAAAGACAAACtcaatgaatacattgtaaatcagATTTATCCTATTAGCATTTGTAGatccaattcacaaagctttagcttgcgtaatgtttttttttaaaagtctaatCAATTATACTGTTGTTGCCAACAGTTAACAAGTTGTCAACAGATTATAATATTAAAGTAAAATCTTTGTGAACAGCCTCCTGCTTGCCAATCTCTCATATTAAACAACTCATTAGTTAATCTTTCTTTTCAGATGTTCCTATGATGGATGCATGTGAATTTACACCCATGATTCAATTTTAAGATACACATCATAAGTTTCCTATATAATAGTTACATTTTTCACAAGTTATTAATCCTAAGGAAAAACTGCCCAGTTTAGACAGAGCAGTTCACCATAAAGTCATATTAGTGTTTTACAGATTTGAACAGACACAGGTGAAAAACATTTCCCTCATTAGGTTTTTCCCCTTATTGAAGTTTagaaagttttttctttttcttttttttttaagcaaaataccACATTGTTTGTCTTTATACATATTCATTCAGCAATAGTTTGAattaaaaaacttttaaaattttttaccccccccccccccccaatctaaaGAAACAAGACAGTTCATAACAGTGGGCTATTACCAGTTATACAGTACCACAGGCTGTGGAATATAAAATCCATTACCACAACAGAACAGtcctgtgtgttttaattaaaaagccACGAATGTCCTTATTGTTCCAATTAATGCAGCCTGTATAAAACAGTTAACCTTAACTTCTAACTTGACTCTACCTGGCACACAGAGTTCTGTACAGGCTAATGAGATATGAAAAGCACCTGTGTGCACTTTCAGACAGGGAGAAATATGATTTGTGAGATTAAAAAGGTCCATATGAGACATGGGatatttagatatattttctgGAGTGTTTGGTTTTCTCTTATTTCACTCTATCACTCTTTCTATAAAAAGCTTTGGACTTTAATAGTGCCATGACATCTTGATTGAGTGACAGAAACAAAGCTACATTTTTAATCAAAAAGTCTTTAAAGTTTCAAGTGTCATGTACTTCTACTGCTAACCCTCTCAAAAGACAGGCACTCGCTCCGTTACATTAGAAATAGGATGAACTGTACAGGGTTTTTAACACAtacaatttaacattttaaaaagtccaaGTCCTGtctgattaaaaaaattataataaaatagctttttgttttttcatgccAAATCGGTCTTATTTCTACTTCAGTAGTTTAAAGATGATAAATaggttttgatattttttaagaATGGAAAGTATTGGTAATACACATTTGCTGCAGGACTGGTGAAGAGCAATCCTTCTTAACTTATGATTCCATGTTTctccccacccaccccccaaTTAGGAGCAGTAGTAGCGAGACAGTCGAGCACGCAGGTGGCGCAATGCTGTCTATGTTTTCTTCTTGAGATCCTCAAAGCGGCGTGACAGATCATCGAAGTCGATATCCTCAGAGGGAGCAGAGTTTCCACCAAAAGAGGAAGCAGGAAGTGTGTCAGGAACCGAGGGGAGTTCTGGGAGAACAGTGTTGTCGTAGGTCAGAGAGGGACCTGGCGACACAGGGAAAGAGACAGCTTCAGAGTGGGACAGAGCTTAGGCGCACATGCTCAAACCATCTTTCTAGAGTAGCCCATAATTACAAGTTAACGTTTTTGTCAAGCATGTAGTAAACACCTGCTCTGAAGTACAAACCTGTGCTCATAAAGAGACACTATTGAGCACACCAAGTGCATAGACCATCTCCCTTTTGTGTTTCTGATCAATTAAGGAGCAAACGGTGTCACTTACCAGTAGCCTTTGGAGAAGGAACAGCGGTGTTGTTAGTGAGATCATCAATCTGACAAAAAGAGACACAAGTCAATCCCTGCCTCTGTGCACCCAGACACTACCCTCCAATTCATCTTCGGACCCACACCCCTGGTTATGGATGGTCACTTAAAGCAGGACAAAGAAATCGAAATCACACTCCACAGTGCGATGCAGGCAGGGGTTACAGTTAGTCACTGAACAGCTCTAGAAagcttacaataataataatttattatcatTAGTCGAGTGCAACAGATTGAAAGCTACTGGTAGCTGTGGTTGGTTAGTGTGTCTAGTGGCGGTCACCCATGTGTTTTTTTACGAGGTTAGTGCATTTCATTCCCCCCCCAACCAACAGCCCATACATCGCAGTTTTCATTCACATGAAAAAGAAGGCTTAAAACATGCACATGTGAATGGGAGCACTGTTTGGGATATATGTGTGTGACAGGTGGCCAGGAAATTCACAGGAGAACAACTCGGGTTGCAAGAAACCAACATGCTCTGTGCGTGCGATTATTAAGCTCCAACTAAAAACTGCAGTACTCTTTAGTGACAAGGCTGAACAAAGTCTGTCCCATGCAAATGAAGAGTAAAGCTGATCTTCCCTAAAGCTTGAGCTGCCTGTTTGTGTCAGTCCGGAGGAGTGGAGCTGCGACACTTACAAACTCATAAGTTGGGGCGCAGCTGGGTAGCTGTGGGGGCTGCATTCCTGGCACTGGAGGCTGGAAGTTGTTAAAACTCTCATAGGTGCCAACTTCAGGGCCACTGAAGTTTGCCTGGTgggaaaagggggaaaaaaatgaataaaatattaatgctttttaaaatgatcagATTAAAGTTCAAGAGTTAAATGTAAAGCAATTTCGCTCAGTAATAGTAACCAATTTATATTAATGCAGTACAGTAgtgtttataaacaaaacaaaacaaaaaaatgctaaaaAGTCTTACAGGTCCTTTGGGTTGAGGGTAGTTGAATGGAACATGTGGTGAAGGCATGGGCATTGGCATGGGCACTGCACCCGCTGGCACAGTGAAGTCACCTCCCCCACCTCCCCCACCACCACCTCTTCCTCCAGGCCCCCCCTTCGTCTCAAAGACATCAATGAGATTAGCTTCCAAACCTGCAGGGACCTcgccctgagagagagagagagagagagagagagagagagagagagagagagtgagagtgtcaGAGAGTCAGAGAgtcagagagtcagagagagagagaatcctcTTACCAACAATCAGCATCATACAATAATTGTATCCTCAGAGTCAGGGATATGAGCtcatttaaattatataaataattgatagaaagaaaaaaggaggCAATAAAGTAATCATAGCCAAATATGACAATTTACAGTCCAGTAACTGCTGTATTTGGCACAGAGAGATACACAGAAGTGGTGCCATGCGCAGGTGATCTGTGTGTGCACAGCTCTCAGTGGAGCACTTGTCAATTTAGATGGTTCACTTGCACTCACCATGACCATAGAGTCAGGTTCATACGGCACGTTGTAATTCTTCGCAATCTCAATGAGGTAACGCTCCACCAGGATCTTTGGGGGTGCCTCTACATTCAGtttgtgcatcagctgcaggagggggggggggcgacaaaCAATGACAGGCTTAAAATATAGAGAAACACTTATTTTAATAAACTTTGTATATGAAGGGGCTTATTTTAATGATCACTATAGTGTTAGTATTTAGAACAtctgtttatatatt
Encoded proteins:
- the ist1 gene encoding IST1 homolog, whose amino-acid sequence is MLGGGFKAERLRVNLRLVMNRLKLLEKKKTELTQKARKEIADYLSTGKDERARIRVEHIIREDYLVEAMEILELYCDLLLARFGLVQSMKELEPGLQEAVSTLIWAAPRMQSEVVELKIVADQLCAKYSKEYGKLCRSNQIGTVNDRLMHKLNVEAPPKILVERYLIEIAKNYNVPYEPDSMVMGEVPAGLEANLIDVFETKGGPGGRGGGGGGGGGDFTVPAGAVPMPMPMPSPHVPFNYPQPKGPANFSGPEVGTYESFNNFQPPVPGMQPPQLPSCAPTYEFIDDLTNNTAVPSPKATGPSLTYDNTVLPELPSVPDTLPASSFGGNSAPSEDIDFDDLSRRFEDLKKKT